The following coding sequences are from one Verrucosispora sp. WMMD573 window:
- a CDS encoding helix-turn-helix domain-containing protein, with translation MAGSQSDGRLSEVKFLTVAEVATVMRVSKMTVYRLVHSGELTAVRVGRSFRVPEHAVHEYLRGAFQETA, from the coding sequence ATGGCCGGGTCGCAGTCCGACGGTCGGCTGTCGGAGGTCAAGTTCCTGACCGTCGCGGAGGTGGCGACGGTCATGCGGGTGTCGAAGATGACGGTCTACCGCCTGGTGCACAGCGGTGAGTTGACCGCCGTACGGGTGGGCAGGTCGTTCCGGGTTCCGGAGCACGCGGTGCACGAGTACCTGCGCGGCGCCTTCCAGGAGACCGCCTGA
- a CDS encoding HlyD family efflux transporter periplasmic adaptor subunit, with the protein MCRVRRSDSPRLPAPRLRLLTVLLAVAVLTVTTAASCGGDEPSITLAAAARAAVAEEIDAPATVVARAAATLTAPADGTLARLRVKPGQRVKRGQVLAVISSPSARERLRQARGALAAAKRAGAGGGGGNLAGSLRGTDRAADETHAAARAAAAKISDPELRKALLTQVEAAQRRYDSAARAADQAVREVQRGVRNLNSAVGALATAQRLQAQQAYDLAKVTVDALTLRAPIAGVVQPGGVSTGGGSAGALAGLLESGGMPAGIDPAALGAPANPPPGVDTAVPVGGRVSAGTPVLTVVDTRDLGLLAEVDETDVLLVRPGLTGTVELDAVTGATYEATVRSIDVLPTTSARGGVSYRVRLALGAGRYGEAEPAPTPRPGMNAVLRLRVREEADAVTVPASALFSVDGRDTVWLVRDGRADRAVVTVGVQGQDLVQIVDGVQAGDRIVVRGTDQIREGQEIG; encoded by the coding sequence ATGTGTCGCGTGCGCCGCTCCGACTCGCCGCGGCTGCCAGCCCCGCGGCTCCGTCTGCTCACCGTCCTGCTCGCCGTCGCCGTCCTGACCGTCACCACCGCCGCCTCCTGCGGTGGCGACGAACCGTCGATCACGCTCGCCGCCGCGGCCCGGGCCGCCGTGGCGGAGGAGATCGACGCCCCGGCCACGGTCGTCGCGCGGGCGGCGGCCACCCTGACCGCCCCGGCCGATGGCACCCTGGCCCGCCTGCGGGTGAAGCCGGGCCAGCGGGTCAAGCGGGGCCAGGTGCTCGCCGTGATCAGCTCACCATCGGCCCGGGAGCGGCTCCGCCAGGCGCGCGGCGCGCTGGCCGCCGCGAAGCGCGCCGGTGCCGGCGGTGGCGGCGGCAACCTCGCCGGTTCCCTGCGTGGCACCGACCGCGCCGCCGACGAGACGCACGCCGCCGCCCGTGCCGCCGCGGCGAAGATCAGTGATCCGGAGCTCCGGAAGGCGTTGCTCACCCAGGTCGAGGCGGCACAGCGACGGTACGACTCGGCGGCCCGGGCCGCCGACCAGGCGGTACGGGAGGTGCAACGCGGCGTCCGGAACCTGAACTCCGCCGTCGGTGCGCTCGCCACCGCTCAGCGACTTCAGGCCCAGCAGGCGTACGACCTGGCCAAGGTGACCGTCGACGCGTTGACCCTGCGCGCGCCGATCGCCGGGGTCGTGCAACCGGGCGGAGTCAGCACCGGCGGTGGCTCGGCGGGGGCGCTCGCCGGGCTGCTGGAGTCGGGCGGGATGCCAGCGGGGATCGACCCCGCGGCCCTCGGCGCGCCGGCCAACCCGCCGCCCGGGGTGGACACCGCGGTTCCGGTGGGTGGTCGGGTCAGCGCCGGCACCCCGGTGCTGACTGTGGTGGACACCCGCGACCTGGGCCTGCTCGCCGAAGTCGACGAGACGGACGTGCTGCTGGTCCGGCCCGGACTCACCGGCACCGTCGAACTGGACGCCGTCACCGGCGCCACCTACGAGGCCACGGTCCGCTCGATCGACGTACTGCCCACCACGTCGGCCCGGGGCGGGGTGAGCTACCGGGTCCGACTCGCCCTCGGCGCCGGCCGCTACGGCGAGGCCGAGCCGGCACCCACCCCGCGCCCGGGCATGAACGCGGTGCTGCGGCTGCGAGTGCGGGAGGAGGCGGACGCGGTGACCGTGCCCGCGTCGGCGCTCTTCTCGGTCGACGGTCGGGACACCGTCTGGCTGGTCCGCGACGGCCGCGCCGACCGGGCGGTGGTCACCGTCGGCGTGCAGGGCCAGGACCTGGTGCAGATCGTCGACGGGGTGCAGGCCGGAGACCGGATCGTGGTCCGGGGCACCGACCAGATCCGCGAGGGCCAGGAGATCGGGTGA
- a CDS encoding ABC transporter ATP-binding protein: MSRAPAIEAFDVSRTYELDGVSVPALRGVSLTVAAGDYVALIGPSGSGKSTLMHLLGGLDQPSGGRLVIGGREVGTLSAPELARLRNETIGFVFQAFHLLPRTSAVDNVALPLVYRGVGARQRRERAAAMLGRVGLGHRLHHRPNQLSGGEQQRVAIARALVTDPTVLLADEPTGNLDSTTGAAVLELLERLNVESGVALVMVTHDAEVAARARRRVAMRDGVVVADSAATSAEETAVPVRGDAAGGGTADGGAGA; encoded by the coding sequence GTGAGCCGGGCGCCGGCGATCGAGGCGTTCGACGTTTCCCGGACGTACGAGTTGGACGGGGTCTCCGTGCCCGCCCTGCGGGGTGTGTCGCTGACCGTCGCGGCTGGGGACTACGTCGCGTTGATCGGGCCCTCCGGGTCCGGGAAGTCCACGCTTATGCATCTGCTCGGTGGGCTGGACCAGCCCAGCGGCGGCCGGCTGGTGATCGGTGGCCGGGAGGTGGGCACCCTCTCCGCCCCGGAACTGGCCCGGCTGCGCAACGAGACCATCGGCTTCGTGTTCCAGGCGTTTCACCTGTTGCCGCGTACCTCGGCCGTGGACAACGTGGCGTTGCCACTGGTGTACCGGGGGGTGGGCGCGCGCCAGCGGCGTGAGCGCGCCGCCGCGATGCTGGGGCGGGTGGGCCTGGGGCACCGGTTGCACCACCGGCCCAACCAGCTCTCCGGTGGCGAACAGCAGCGGGTCGCCATCGCCCGGGCGCTGGTCACGGACCCGACGGTGCTGCTGGCCGACGAGCCGACCGGCAACCTGGACAGCACCACCGGCGCCGCCGTGCTGGAACTGCTGGAACGGCTCAACGTCGAGTCCGGGGTGGCGCTGGTGATGGTCACCCACGACGCGGAGGTGGCGGCCCGGGCCCGGCGCCGTGTCGCGATGCGGGACGGGGTGGTCGTCGCCGACAGCGCGGCCACCTCGGCTGAGGAGACGGCGGTGCCGGTCCGCGGCGACGCCGCCGGGGGCGGGACGGCGGATGGCGGTGCCGGCGCGTGA
- a CDS encoding TetR/AcrR family transcriptional regulator, which produces MPRAGLNAQVVVREAARLVDEVGYHRLTLAALANRLGVALPSLYKHIKGAEALAQQLSALATAEIADEMTTAAAGRSGEDALRAVAAAYRSYARRHPGRYPATQRVPDPSDPAHLAAGERAVGVVYAILRGYGIDGDAAVDGVRMFRAAVHGFVSLEAAGDFGLPRELDRSFDQMIAALGVAFSSWPAPGPA; this is translated from the coding sequence GTGCCTAGGGCCGGACTCAACGCGCAGGTCGTGGTGCGCGAGGCGGCCCGGCTCGTCGACGAGGTCGGGTATCACCGGCTCACCCTCGCCGCGCTGGCGAACCGGCTCGGCGTGGCGCTGCCCAGCCTCTACAAGCACATCAAGGGCGCCGAGGCGCTCGCGCAGCAACTGTCCGCGTTGGCCACCGCCGAGATCGCCGACGAGATGACCACCGCCGCCGCCGGTCGGAGCGGCGAGGACGCGCTGCGCGCCGTCGCCGCCGCCTACCGTTCGTACGCCCGTCGGCACCCCGGCCGATATCCCGCCACCCAGCGGGTACCGGATCCGTCCGACCCGGCGCACCTGGCCGCCGGGGAGCGGGCGGTCGGCGTCGTCTACGCCATCCTGCGGGGTTACGGCATCGACGGTGACGCCGCGGTGGACGGGGTCCGGATGTTCCGGGCGGCCGTGCACGGTTTCGTCTCGCTGGAGGCGGCCGGCGACTTCGGGCTGCCGCGTGAACTCGACCGTTCCTTCGACCAGATGATCGCCGCGCTGGGCGTGGCGTTCTCGTCCTGGCCCGCGCCCGGCCCTGCCTGA
- a CDS encoding AURKAIP1/COX24 domain-containing protein, whose translation MGSVVKKRRKRMAKKKHRKLLRKTRVQRRRLGK comes from the coding sequence ATGGGCTCGGTGGTCAAGAAGCGCCGCAAGCGCATGGCTAAGAAGAAGCACCGCAAGCTGCTGCGCAAGACCCGCGTCCAGCGTCGCCGTCTCGGCAAGTGA
- a CDS encoding ABC transporter permease → MRVAEAWRVAWDALRANRLRSALTMLGVVIGVASVVLLVAIGTGTKQRVEQQVEGLGSNLLLVVPGRLDVGSAPALSPLTLQDVDAVGRVVGDPNRVAVTVASGATVRAGNREDFTTVQGVLETTPTVFARELARGRYLTGSDVDTGRRVAVLGDSVARSLFPDREAVGQQINVAGVRFRVIGVFVPLGQSLGVDRDDEVHVPVTAAQRLYGTQRVDAIAVKAPDRERIDELGERIVAELNGRHPGTEFSAVTQEQILGVLGDILGILTGVLAAIAGISLLVGGVGVSNIMLVSVRERTREIGLRKAVGARPRDIGVQFLLEAVLLTSVGGLTGMALGVGGALLVAALSPIPAAVTWWSLALAFGVSAAVGIVFGVVPAQRAGRLDPVVALRTE, encoded by the coding sequence GTGAGGGTGGCCGAGGCGTGGCGGGTGGCGTGGGACGCGCTGCGTGCGAACCGGCTGCGCAGTGCCCTCACCATGCTCGGGGTGGTCATCGGGGTGGCGTCCGTGGTGCTGCTGGTGGCCATCGGTACCGGCACCAAGCAGCGGGTGGAACAGCAGGTGGAGGGGCTCGGCTCCAACCTGCTGCTGGTCGTGCCGGGGCGGCTGGACGTGGGCAGCGCGCCGGCGCTCTCCCCGCTCACCCTTCAGGACGTGGACGCCGTCGGCCGGGTGGTAGGTGATCCGAACCGGGTGGCCGTGACGGTTGCCTCCGGTGCGACAGTGCGGGCCGGCAACCGGGAGGACTTCACCACCGTCCAGGGGGTGCTGGAGACGACCCCCACCGTCTTCGCCCGGGAACTGGCCCGGGGGCGCTACCTGACCGGATCCGACGTGGACACCGGGCGGCGGGTCGCGGTGCTCGGCGACTCGGTGGCCCGGTCCCTCTTCCCGGACCGGGAGGCCGTCGGCCAGCAGATCAACGTGGCCGGCGTCCGCTTCCGGGTGATCGGCGTCTTCGTCCCGCTCGGGCAGAGCCTCGGCGTCGACCGGGACGACGAGGTACACGTACCGGTGACGGCGGCGCAACGGCTCTACGGCACCCAGCGGGTCGACGCCATCGCGGTGAAGGCGCCGGACCGGGAACGGATCGACGAACTGGGCGAGCGGATCGTGGCCGAGCTGAACGGTCGGCACCCGGGTACCGAGTTCAGTGCGGTCACCCAGGAGCAGATCCTCGGTGTGCTGGGCGACATCCTCGGCATCCTGACCGGCGTACTGGCCGCCATCGCGGGCATCTCGCTGCTGGTCGGCGGGGTCGGCGTCTCCAACATCATGCTGGTCTCGGTCCGAGAGCGGACCCGGGAGATCGGGCTGCGCAAGGCGGTCGGCGCCCGTCCCCGCGACATCGGCGTGCAGTTCCTGCTGGAGGCGGTGCTGCTGACCTCCGTCGGTGGACTCACCGGGATGGCCCTCGGGGTGGGCGGCGCGCTGCTGGTGGCCGCCCTCTCACCCATCCCGGCGGCGGTGACCTGGTGGTCGCTGGCACTGGCGTTCGGCGTCTCGGCAGCGGTCGGCATCGTCTTCGGGGTCGTGCCCGCCCAGCGGGCCGGTCGGCTCGACCCGGTGGTGGCCCTGCGCACCGAGTGA
- a CDS encoding lysophospholipid acyltransferase family protein, with product MAFLRRRLAGDYEVDEFGFDRDLTSAVFHPLLRRLYRDWFRTEVTGLEHVPTDGAGLIVGNHSGTVAMDALMLSTALHHEHPEHRYLRLLGADLVFRMPVVSEIARKTGGTMACNPDAERLMRHGELVGVFPEGFKGIGKLYAERYKLQRFGRGGFVSAALRTGTPIIPVAIVGGEEIYPMLADIKPLARLLKLPYFPVTPTFPWLGPLGMVPLPSKWLIEFCPPIPTEHLMDSADDPLVVFNLADQVRETIQQTLHQLLERRPDPFGP from the coding sequence CTGGCCTTCCTGCGGCGACGGCTGGCCGGCGACTACGAGGTGGACGAGTTCGGCTTCGACCGGGATCTGACGTCGGCGGTCTTCCATCCGCTGCTGCGCCGGCTCTACCGAGACTGGTTCCGCACCGAGGTCACCGGCCTGGAGCACGTGCCCACCGACGGGGCGGGACTCATCGTCGGCAACCACTCCGGCACCGTGGCCATGGACGCGTTGATGCTCTCCACCGCGCTGCATCACGAGCATCCCGAGCACCGCTATCTGCGGCTGCTCGGTGCGGACCTGGTCTTCCGGATGCCGGTGGTCTCCGAGATCGCTCGCAAGACCGGCGGCACGATGGCCTGCAACCCGGACGCCGAGCGGCTCATGCGCCACGGCGAACTGGTCGGCGTCTTCCCGGAGGGCTTCAAGGGCATCGGCAAGCTGTACGCGGAACGCTACAAGCTGCAACGCTTCGGGCGGGGTGGCTTCGTCTCGGCGGCGCTGCGCACCGGCACCCCGATCATCCCGGTGGCGATCGTCGGCGGCGAGGAGATCTACCCGATGCTCGCCGACATCAAGCCACTGGCCCGGCTGCTCAAGCTGCCGTACTTTCCCGTGACACCCACCTTCCCCTGGCTCGGGCCGCTGGGCATGGTGCCGTTGCCGAGCAAGTGGCTGATCGAGTTCTGCCCGCCGATCCCGACGGAGCACCTGATGGATTCGGCGGACGACCCGCTTGTCGTGTTCAACCTTGCCGACCAGGTACGGGAGACCATTCAGCAGACCCTGCACCAACTGCTGGAACGTCGACCCGATCCGTTCGGTCCCTGA
- a CDS encoding AMP-binding protein → MQDPDSVSGPNLADRLRRAAELHAGKPALHWRDRTITWSELDEAVSAAARALADALPEADATGSGARVAVALPNVPDFVISLLGALRAGLTAVPVNPGLAARELRHVLADSGASVLIATERIRALLGDLDLPALVAVHTSAPTAGSDRTFPVRGADDLAVLLYTSGTSGWPKGAMLSHGALAANHEQVERIEPPVVGPDDTVLLALPLFHAYGLNAGLGAVIHHGATGVLVDDPGSDAALAEIARHRVSVLVGVPSMVQTWSRADADSLAVAMAAVRLVVCGAAPLEPADAARFTEAAGRPVHVGYGLTETAPVLTSTLVGGEPRPGSIGRPLPGVQVRLVGADGTELWRDGVATPDDDPDGMDLTDPVAGTDPGQLVVRGANLFCGYWPDGAGGPDADGWWATGDVAYADADGDLFLVDRVGELILVNGFNVYPHEVELVLSAHPAVAESAVVGVPHPRTGETVRAYVVPVPQAAVAGTELIAHCTRNLARFKCPTEVEFVDVLPRSVIGKVRKTLLGTTEETDA, encoded by the coding sequence GTGCAGGATCCTGACTCGGTTTCCGGTCCCAACCTCGCCGATCGCCTCCGCCGGGCGGCCGAGTTGCACGCCGGCAAGCCCGCACTGCATTGGCGGGATCGGACGATCACCTGGTCCGAACTGGACGAGGCGGTGAGCGCCGCAGCCCGGGCGCTGGCCGACGCGCTGCCGGAGGCCGACGCGACCGGGTCGGGCGCCCGGGTCGCCGTGGCGCTGCCCAACGTGCCGGACTTCGTGATCAGCCTGCTCGGTGCGCTGCGGGCCGGCTTGACCGCGGTACCGGTGAACCCCGGCCTGGCCGCGCGCGAACTGCGACACGTCCTGGCGGACTCGGGGGCGTCGGTGCTGATCGCTACCGAGCGGATCCGGGCTCTGCTCGGGGACCTGGACCTGCCCGCGCTGGTGGCGGTGCACACCAGCGCGCCGACGGCCGGCAGCGACCGGACGTTTCCGGTTCGCGGCGCCGACGACCTGGCGGTGCTGCTCTACACCTCGGGCACCTCGGGCTGGCCGAAGGGCGCCATGCTTTCGCACGGGGCGTTGGCGGCCAACCACGAGCAGGTCGAGCGGATCGAGCCGCCGGTGGTCGGCCCCGACGACACGGTGCTGCTGGCCCTGCCGCTGTTTCACGCGTACGGGCTGAACGCCGGGCTGGGCGCGGTGATCCACCACGGTGCGACAGGTGTGCTCGTCGATGATCCGGGCTCCGACGCGGCGCTCGCCGAGATCGCCCGGCACCGGGTGAGCGTGCTGGTGGGCGTACCGTCGATGGTGCAGACCTGGTCCCGGGCGGACGCTGACAGTCTCGCCGTGGCGATGGCCGCGGTGCGGCTGGTGGTCTGTGGCGCGGCGCCGCTGGAGCCGGCCGACGCGGCCCGCTTCACCGAGGCCGCCGGCCGTCCGGTGCATGTCGGATACGGCCTGACCGAGACCGCGCCGGTGCTCACCTCGACCCTGGTCGGCGGCGAACCTCGGCCCGGATCGATCGGCCGGCCGCTGCCCGGCGTGCAGGTGCGGCTGGTCGGGGCGGACGGTACGGAGTTGTGGCGCGACGGAGTCGCCACGCCCGACGACGACCCGGACGGGATGGACCTCACCGACCCCGTCGCGGGAACCGACCCGGGTCAACTCGTGGTCCGCGGCGCGAACCTGTTCTGCGGGTACTGGCCGGACGGCGCGGGCGGCCCGGACGCCGACGGCTGGTGGGCGACCGGCGACGTCGCGTACGCCGACGCCGACGGCGATCTCTTCCTGGTTGACCGGGTCGGTGAGCTGATCCTGGTCAACGGCTTCAACGTGTACCCGCACGAGGTGGAACTGGTGTTGTCGGCGCATCCGGCGGTGGCGGAGTCCGCCGTAGTGGGCGTGCCGCACCCGAGGACCGGGGAGACTGTCCGGGCGTACGTGGTGCCGGTGCCGCAGGCCGCGGTGGCCGGTACCGAGCTGATCGCCCACTGCACGCGTAATCTGGCCAGATTCAAGTGCCCGACCGAGGTCGAGTTCGTCGACGTGCTGCCGCGCTCGGTGATCGGAAAGGTACGCAAGACCCTGCTCGGTACGACGGAGGAGACCGATGCGTGA
- a CDS encoding ECF subfamily RNA polymerase sigma factor, BldN family, translating to MTTFGFAERPVGLTGPAARTSINERGGAHSAPDTSANLAVRGDGTARRVGSRPHQNEPPHRPPVPGGNAKPAGGRVASPNRPTMPAQARRSGDAPVTEVSTTETAVLPAVTETTGTSTGYPSRPDPSDPATEVWTLVERAQAGEAEAFGLIYDRYVDTVFRFVYFRVGNRQLAEDLTSDTFLRALKRIGSFTWQGRDLGAWLVTIARNLVADHFKSGRYRLEVTTGDVLDADREDRGPEGSPEAAVVEHITNVALLSAVKRLNPEQQECIVLRFLQGFSVAETARAMGKNEGAIKALQYRAVRALARLLPDGFQP from the coding sequence ATGACCACCTTCGGCTTCGCCGAGCGTCCGGTCGGCCTGACCGGTCCGGCCGCCCGCACTTCGATCAACGAACGCGGCGGCGCGCACAGCGCGCCGGACACGTCGGCCAACCTCGCCGTCCGGGGCGACGGCACCGCGCGTCGGGTCGGCAGCCGGCCGCATCAGAACGAGCCGCCGCACCGACCACCCGTGCCCGGGGGGAACGCCAAACCGGCCGGCGGGCGGGTTGCCTCACCGAACCGCCCGACGATGCCGGCCCAGGCCCGGCGCAGCGGGGATGCCCCGGTCACCGAGGTGTCCACCACCGAGACGGCGGTCCTTCCGGCGGTGACCGAGACGACCGGCACCTCGACCGGGTACCCGAGCCGCCCGGATCCCTCCGATCCGGCGACCGAGGTGTGGACCCTCGTCGAACGCGCCCAGGCCGGTGAGGCCGAGGCGTTCGGGCTGATCTACGACCGCTACGTGGACACCGTGTTCCGCTTCGTCTACTTCCGGGTCGGCAATCGACAACTCGCCGAGGACCTCACCTCGGACACCTTCCTGCGCGCCCTCAAGCGGATCGGCAGCTTCACCTGGCAGGGCCGCGACCTCGGAGCCTGGCTGGTCACCATCGCGCGCAACCTGGTCGCCGACCACTTCAAGTCCGGCCGGTACCGGCTGGAGGTGACCACCGGCGATGTCCTCGACGCCGATCGGGAGGATCGTGGTCCCGAGGGCAGCCCGGAGGCGGCGGTGGTGGAGCACATCACGAACGTCGCCCTGTTGAGCGCCGTTAAACGCCTCAACCCCGAGCAGCAGGAGTGCATCGTGCTCCGCTTCCTCCAGGGCTTCTCGGTCGCCGAGACCGCCCGGGCGATGGGCAAGAACGAGGGCGCGATCAAGGCGTTGCAGTACCGGGCGGTCCGGGCCCTGGCCCGGCTGCTTCCGGACGGCTTCCAGCCGTGA
- a CDS encoding glutaredoxin family protein: protein MREPRLTLITRPGCHLCEDAKAALDRVVAVTGDRWTERDVSGDVELEREYGDRLPVVLLDGREHGYWRVEEERLLRDLTTPQL, encoded by the coding sequence ATGCGTGAACCCCGCCTGACGCTGATCACCCGTCCCGGCTGTCACCTCTGCGAGGACGCCAAGGCGGCGCTCGACCGGGTGGTCGCGGTCACCGGCGACCGGTGGACCGAACGGGACGTCAGCGGTGACGTGGAGCTGGAACGTGAGTACGGCGACCGGCTGCCGGTGGTGCTGCTCGACGGCAGGGAGCACGGCTACTGGCGGGTCGAGGAGGAGCGGCTGCTGCGCGACCTGACCACTCCGCAGCTCTGA
- a CDS encoding NAD-dependent epimerase/dehydratase family protein translates to MTPGGSQSPPGVVVVTGVSRYLGAHVAARLAADPRIDRVIGIDLPEPGADIGVLLDRVERIQVDAGSVGGLLADLDVDTVVHLALVSSPDPQHGGRAAMKEQNVIGTMQLLAACQRAPRLRKIVIRSSTAAYGASFRDPAVFTEETEPREVPRGGFGRDILDIEGYVRGFRRRRGDVTATVLRFAPFIGSTADTTLTRYFAQPVMPTILGRDARLQFLHFDDALEVLHRSVVEDHPGTFNVAGPGVLALSQAIRRAGRVAVPVLEPSLSGAVALARVMGLGRYGLDQVDLFVHGRVVDISRLEREFAFTPRSTAAAFDDFIRAHHGRAVVTREQLAAAEQLVLDRIRQVRAAVRERS, encoded by the coding sequence ATGACCCCCGGTGGCTCCCAGAGCCCTCCGGGGGTCGTCGTCGTGACCGGGGTCAGCCGCTATCTCGGCGCGCACGTCGCCGCCCGGCTCGCCGCTGACCCGCGCATCGACCGGGTCATCGGCATCGACCTGCCGGAGCCGGGGGCCGACATCGGCGTGCTGCTCGACCGGGTGGAGCGGATCCAGGTCGACGCCGGGTCGGTGGGTGGCCTCCTCGCCGACCTCGACGTGGACACCGTGGTGCATCTGGCCCTGGTCAGCTCTCCGGATCCGCAGCACGGCGGCCGGGCGGCGATGAAGGAGCAGAACGTCATCGGCACCATGCAACTGCTCGCCGCGTGCCAGCGGGCACCACGGTTACGCAAGATCGTGATCCGCTCCTCCACGGCGGCGTACGGTGCCTCGTTCCGTGATCCGGCCGTCTTCACCGAGGAGACCGAGCCGCGCGAGGTGCCGCGGGGCGGCTTCGGTCGCGACATCCTCGACATCGAGGGGTACGTCCGAGGCTTCCGTCGTCGGCGCGGTGACGTCACCGCCACCGTGCTGCGCTTCGCGCCGTTCATCGGCTCGACGGCGGACACCACGCTCACCCGCTACTTCGCGCAACCGGTGATGCCCACCATCCTCGGGCGGGACGCTCGACTGCAGTTCCTGCACTTCGACGACGCGTTGGAGGTGCTGCACCGGTCGGTGGTCGAGGATCATCCCGGCACCTTCAACGTCGCGGGGCCGGGGGTGCTCGCGTTGTCGCAGGCGATCCGTCGAGCCGGGCGGGTCGCGGTGCCGGTGCTGGAGCCGAGCCTGTCCGGCGCCGTGGCGCTCGCCAGGGTGATGGGTCTCGGCCGCTACGGTCTCGACCAGGTCGACCTCTTCGTGCACGGCCGCGTGGTGGACATTTCCCGGCTGGAACGGGAGTTCGCCTTCACGCCCCGCTCGACCGCCGCCGCCTTCGACGACTTCATCCGGGCGCACCATGGGCGTGCCGTGGTTACCCGGGAACAGTTGGCCGCCGCCGAGCAGTTGGTGCTGGACCGCATCCGGCAGGTGCGCGCCGCCGTCCGGGAGCGGTCGTGA
- a CDS encoding DUF5667 domain-containing protein, whose protein sequence is MDNALFSRRRAERFAQLLDEANGGRRHHVRSRDDDRLAPLVTLGRRLGDNPPAAEVDPEFRTGLRAMLLATAAREGIGAPAPARPAEKSASSRAALLPAVTARRARARGAILIGIAAGAVAVSGISAASENAVPGDPLYGMKRGTERAQLALTSSEISRGQLFLDFARTRLAEAATLRGNPSGYSAVLDDMDADTRQGVRLLTGAAAQRSDPAALAAVDAFLTDQRRSLKALEGRGSRIDRVRTSESLALLESVAERVDALRAAIACSQKLTVTSDTLGPIPAVCS, encoded by the coding sequence GTGGACAACGCCCTCTTCTCCCGTCGGCGCGCCGAGCGCTTCGCGCAGCTTCTCGACGAAGCCAACGGCGGCCGACGTCATCACGTGCGATCCAGGGACGACGACCGGCTGGCGCCGCTCGTGACGCTCGGTCGTCGCCTCGGCGACAACCCGCCGGCGGCCGAGGTCGACCCGGAATTCCGCACCGGCCTGCGGGCGATGTTGCTGGCCACCGCTGCTCGTGAGGGCATCGGTGCGCCTGCCCCGGCCCGGCCGGCCGAGAAGTCGGCTTCCAGTCGTGCGGCGCTACTGCCCGCGGTGACCGCCCGTCGGGCCCGCGCCCGCGGTGCAATCCTGATCGGCATCGCCGCCGGTGCGGTGGCCGTTTCCGGCATCTCGGCGGCCAGCGAGAACGCGGTGCCCGGCGACCCGCTGTACGGCATGAAGCGAGGCACCGAACGGGCGCAACTCGCACTCACCAGTTCCGAGATCAGCCGGGGTCAGCTCTTCCTCGACTTCGCCCGCACCCGACTGGCCGAGGCGGCCACGTTGCGGGGCAACCCGAGCGGCTACAGCGCCGTCCTGGACGACATGGACGCGGACACCCGACAGGGCGTACGCCTGCTCACCGGAGCGGCCGCCCAGCGCTCGGACCCGGCGGCGCTGGCCGCGGTCGACGCCTTCCTCACCGACCAGCGGCGTTCGCTGAAGGCGCTGGAGGGCCGGGGTTCCCGGATCGACCGGGTGCGTACCAGCGAATCGTTGGCGCTGCTCGAGTCGGTCGCCGAGCGGGTCGACGCCCTGCGCGCCGCCATCGCCTGCTCCCAAAAGCTCACCGTCACCAGCGATACGCTCGGCCCGATCCCCGCCGTCTGCTCCTGA